ATAAAGTTGCCCACAAATAGAGAAAAATCTCTTGCTTTTGGTCAATATATAGTCTTTGTATGTTCAGTTTGTGGGCCAGCTACTTTTTCTGCCTCAAATCACATTGCTTCTTAGTGCGCCTAGCGTTTGTATACCAGGGGATGGAGGACATATCAAACTGTGCAGTTGTCTACTAGTCACTCGGTAGAATTGTCGGTGGACAGGTGTCGCCATACCCCTTGATTgattgaaagaaaagaaatgtttgcCAAATAAAAATTGTTTTATGTAATGACTCCTAGACTAGGAAAATAGCCCTTGCAGTGGCAATCTCTTTCTTAATTGACAACTCAACTAGACAAACGAAACTTGCAAAGTGTAACTTCCTGTATGAATATACAATTCACAAGTTGGCCACCTTTATTACCTGTCATTGGCGACTCATTTGAAATCTAATACTTCACTAGCAGGCTAAATGTTCCCTCATTTGTTTAGCACACTTGTTTTCAAATCAAGTTTTCAGCTATTAGTATGCATGCCGGTGGTGCAGACCCCATATATCTTGTTAGCCCATTAAGAGCACGTTAATAGATGGGAgctattatttctttttctaaaagGCATTGGATGCAGTAGAAGAAAAGATCTTGCGAGTATGTTTATTGATGCTGTTCCACCTAATTTAGGTAGACTGAATGTTGACGGAGGGGGAAAGGACATGGCTAATCTTTCACTTTTTTCACTTACCCACTTACTGAGCTAAAGGGAAGCAGACCTTTGACATATGCATCTTAATGCAAAGTTCAGTTCCAGAATTCTTAAGAActtacaagaaaaagaaaaggacaagaCCAGTGGGTACTGGGTACACTAAATTGCAAGTCTTTAAAAGATTTTCAACCGTTCAAAGGAAACTTTAACAGAACTGTGCCAGATTTAACACTTACTGCAGGTATGTTAAGTTGTGAAAATTGTATTTCAAAATAATGAAATTCTGTGAATCTTCTTATGAATACTGTAAGTGGGCAGAATGGCATGAAGTCCCCTGCTGTCAGATTCTGGTGTCATCTTGCTAATTTTATTAGTGGAGGACATGCCCTTAGCACTAAGATTATCGTAAAAATGGAAACTAATGTGTATCCTCTTAAATGCAACTATTGTAAGCTTGTTAGAAAAGGTATTTAGATTGCACTCCACATTTTGGCAAACAATTCATCTCTTTCCCTTTGAAGTGAAATTTTGTGTTCATGGCATTCTATTTTCAGGTTCTATTACAGATGCACCTACAAGAACGACATGAAGTGCCCTGCCACAAAGCAAGTCCAGCAGAAGGACACCAGCGATCCACCATTGTTCTCCGTCACTTATTTCAACCATCACACCTGCAGCACCAGTTCAGCTCCCATTGGAGGCACTAGAGATACCACAGCGCAGTCATCTTCAAGAAAGGCAGTATCAATCTGCTTCAGCCCGCAGACCGCCAGCGAGCAACACACATTCTTGACTTCCTCTGCTCTGCCGCAATCCCCGAGCATACATTCTTACAGAGCCAACCAACAACCAGAGAGGAACCCCTATGCAAGCCAGTTTCAGTGGACAGACACATCGTCACCTACAAGTAGCGGTCCGTTTATGATGGAGATTGACAATGTTTCAGGAGCAAGCGCTTCGTCCAGCAGCTCTGGTGCTCTGCCGAGGACGTTGCTGCCGATCGGTCAGTCCAGATGCATCGAGTACTTCCATTTCTTGTGATGCTGTACATGGAAGAAGAAGGTTATATAGATGCTGGGAGCCTAGGAGGCCGCTTGGTGCCAGTTTGGAGCGTCAAGTGCTGGGAGGCAACATTGTTGTCCTGGACCTGAAGCACAGGGACCCAACCTACAGATACCCATACAGATATTACTGCCTTGTTGCTTACTTACATTCATATTCAAGCTACATTTTTGTGCTTGAATGATGTGGAGAATGGTATTGGAGTTTGTTTTATTAGCTACATTTGTTTGTTTAGAGATGAGACTGGTATGTCTCGAATTCCTGAATCCTGACAGCAGGGTCCCTTGGTCATTCTCTGCTACTACTGAAATACTGAAGGTTACAGATTTATACAGTAATAGTTTTATTAAGATGTGTTCAGTTTTAGAAGCAAGTTGGTTTCTCTATCAAGATATtgttaagttcaaattttaacATAATACTTATCTCTTAA
This genomic window from Setaria viridis chromosome 8, Setaria_viridis_v4.0, whole genome shotgun sequence contains:
- the LOC117866669 gene encoding uncharacterized protein — its product is MALDSVPPYPCELGSNRAARTQHQRIRKDERTWTSDTYAPYDDGHQWRKYGEKKLSNSNFPRFYYRCTYKNDMKCPATKQVQQKDTSDPPLFSVTYFNHHTCSTSSAPIGGTRDTTAQSSSRKAVSICFSPQTASEQHTFLTSSALPQSPSIHSYRANQQPERNPYASQFQWTDTSSPTSSGPFMMEIDNVSGASASSSSSGALPRTLLPIGQSRCIEYFHFL